In the Callospermophilus lateralis isolate mCalLat2 chromosome 7, mCalLat2.hap1, whole genome shotgun sequence genome, TCTAGATGGTATTTGTGAGTAGAAGGATAGACTCTAAGGAGCAGGGCAGAGGGAGGCCAGAGGGAAGTAGAGGCAGGAAACTTCCCGGGTCATGCGAAGGTATATGACCGTTCTTTAAAAAGTCAAAGGAACCGCTGCAGGGTTGTGCAGGGGAGAGACAGAATGGCTTGATTTTTCAGTTAGGGAGAGAACCATCCAAATGAGCATAGTTAGCAACAGAGGAGCAGCAGGTGAGGTTTCTGACTGTACTGGGCCCACTGCAGGTGGAACCTCCAAGGGAAGGTGTTACCTGGGTAACGGAAGCTGGGAGGAGCCCAGGGAAGGCGCAGGAGGGGACTGAGCTCCAAGGGTCCCTGACATCTGGGTCTCCAGCGACCAGCACAAGATGGTGTCTGTGTGGGGTGAAGGTGCTGGACAGCCAGGCAGGAAGCCCACTGGTGCCACCAGGGACCACCGAGGGGCAGACCTGGCCCCCACGTGTCTCCTTGATGGGGCTTCCTGTAGTGGACACAGGATCTTGAGTTTTCAATGAGGCCACTGCAGCTCAGAAGGGGAGAGCAACATGCCTCAGTCAGGAGACCTTGGACATGGCCTTGGCTGAGCCTCCACGCAGCTGGTGACCTTGAGCGGGTCACTGTCCCTCCTGAGGACTTTTATTAAGGCACAGATGAGTGATGTGAGAGAAAGTGGAAATGTCCTTCTGGCTGCCCAGCGCTCCCACCCTGCCCCCTCTGCTCTGCCGGGAGAAGTGGGGCCTTCCACTCACACCTGCAACTCATTAACTCACCTGCCCCGGGGGAAATTCCTCACTCTGGGGGCAGAAGCTCCCACCTGTTAGGAACTGCAGAGGGTCCCCAAATATGTgtgtcaaggtcacacagcaaggtAGGCGACTCCCACACTGCCCCGGGGATACCTGGGAAGGGGAAGGGGTACCAGgggagaagaagggagggaggcactGAGGGGGTCTGGGactccagggctggggagggagagGGTTCCTTCCAAAAGCGCACAGGGAGGTGAGGAAGAACTTCTAGAAGGAGGGAGGGTGCGGAGCTTAGGAGCTTGGCTGTACAGGGAGCCAGGATATGTGGGGGAAGGGAGGCGGGAGATGGGAGGTTGGGATGGAGACCAGACCGGTTCCCAGACCGGTGCAGGGGCTTCCGTTATTCAGAGTGAGGTGGGTACCAGTTCTGAGCCTGATCTGATCTGCATTTGACCAGCCTCACCTTGGCCCCTGGGCTGAGGAGACTGCAGCCAGGACAGGCAGAAGCAGGAGCCTGGGTGGCAGTGATTGCAATGTCTAGGCACTGGTGGGAGATCCCAGGCCTCAAGAAAACACTGGCTGTAACTTTAttctctgagattttttttttttttttttttttggtctaccagggattgaacccaggggcactcaaccactgtgccaaatccccagccctttttaatattatatttagaaacaggattgctgagttgcttagtgcctccttaagttgctgaggttagctttgaactcacaatcctcctgcctcagcctctccaacttCCGGGATTACCAGGCGTGCACTACTGCATGCGGCTGAGATTTTGCCTTTCTAATGCAGTCTTCTCACCTGTGAAATGGGGACACACCACCTGTAAGGAGTGGTTTTGCAGGTGGGAAACAACGGCATAGGGCATGCTCTTGGGGCTTCTGCCCTTATTCTGCTGACTGAGCCCCAGGCCTTGTCTGCCACACGACCAGCActggcttcatgaaagaaggttcgATTCATGAGTAATTGCTAGGGAGTtctaaattaaagagacaagactctaattacctttaataccagctctgggatggcttctcctagctcccgcctccagccacctaatgcggTGGCGAGGTTTATAGAAgagaccagagagagagagagagagagagagagagagagaacatgccagggagtgggcttttattggggaacaaaaaattccagggagggctggggatgtggctcaagcggtagcgcgctcgcctggcatgcgtgcggccgggtttgatcctcagcaccacatacaaacagagacgttgtgtccgccgaaaattaaaataaataaataaataaatataaaaaaaaattccagggaaaattccatccagtgAAGGTTAgggggggcagcatcccaaggtcaggggtgatgactgggtctttggggcagtggccagacatgcctctgcacggacaagccctcagacctggagaagggtggggaataGCTATAACACAGCTGTGTCTAagtgcctctcacccagccagggaggtaactcaaatcatgtACAAGGATGCCTTGGAACCCCTGCTTGCTGAAAAGGTCAGGTAACCTCATCGAGTTGGATTTCTCATGGGAAGTGGGGTGGGATGGAGCCTTCGAGTTGCAGAGTGTAGCTGAACGGGAAGTAGATGCCTCTGGCACATCTGGAAAGCAGGAGGTGTGCAGCAGGGGCATCTGCACTTGGTAAAGGGATATTACCTCTATTAATAAAGCTTGCATACCTAGGAAACCTGCATTTATTATGCACCACATTGGCGCTGAGCTTGAGGCTCCATGCAAGCTCTCTGTATCCACTGCTGCcatccccaactcagcagtccgaGGTGGGGCTTGTGCCACTGTGATTCTCTACTCTGCTTTACAGACAAGGAAACCAAGGCAGAGAGAGGGAAGGCTACTGTCCAACATCACCAAGGATGGAATGTGCTGGGATCCCTACACAGGTGGTCTGGATTCAAAGTCCATGTTCTTTTGGTCACAAACTTTGTGTGTGATCTTGGGCCAGTTCCACCTCTGCCTCTAGggccctgtgttttcttctagatgCCAGCCAGCACCAGGCGCCAGCCCTGTGAACATGCCAACTTGGATGTTCTGTCCCAGTTGGGCCCCTGATGACTGCACCCTCTGAGAACCACAGACACCAGCCAGGCACAGAATTGTGAGACATAATAAAATAGGATTTATTTTAACTCACTAAATTTTGGGATGGTTTGTTATACAGTAATAGACTCTTAAAACAGCATTCAGCAACAGTCATATGGTTGGGTGCTTACTGCATACCAGGCACTGGAGGAGACCCTGGAAATGACACATCACTTTTGTCGCAAGTTTCAGGGCCTGCGAGGAGCCTGTAACTCGCCCCATCCCGCCCTGCAGTCTGAGCCAGGCCTGGGAAGGAGCATGCAGCACCTGGAGCAGGTGTTGTGTCTCCAGAACAGGCATCAAGAGCAAGGAAAACGCTCTCGTAGCTGGGCGGAGCCAAGGGGGGCGGAGTCCCCAGGAGGGCATCCCCTGTGTCGCCACACTTCCGGCCTTCCTCCTTGGGGCACACAGTTGGTGCCGGGGGCCCCTCAGCCGGTGGGCAGTGCGTGGCCTCCTCGTAAGAAGGGATGGCAACCACCTTTGGGGTCCTACAGAAAGAAGAAAGGCTGTTATCCCAGGCCAGGACAAGACCCTGCTGCGTGCCGGAGGCGGGAGGTGGGGAAGGCTTCATGCCACAGTCCAGGTCCTTCATATtaaaccaggggttgaacccctgCCTGTtgctttgttttgggtttttttcccctctcttttatgttttgagacagggcctcacttaattgctgaggctggctttgaacttgcaggcctcctgccccagcctccctagctgctgggatgacaggcatgcgctACCGCACCAAGCTCACAGTCCAGATCCGAGCAGCCCCTGCGTGCCCCCTGTACACAGCTGACACTGGGCATGCGCGGCCTGCCCTCCGGTCTCCTCAGGTCCTTTTGCCGGGAAAGGCTCTTCCCAGCGCGCTCCTCTGCTGCGCAGTCCCCACTTGTCCTTTGAGGGTCCTCCTGATGTTTTTTGATGTGTCCCTCCCCAGGTCAAGCTCCCACTCCTGGCTCTGTCCTTATGGTGCTGTTCCCTGTCACTGCACAGACACTGCCCAGTTGTCTGTGGGCAGAGGGGGACAGAGGGCATGAGTTCAGGGATGTCATTGGGCCACTGAGCCATGCTCCATGAACAGGAAGACGCCGACAGGAAGATCAGAGTTGCAAGGCTCAGGGCAGAGTGGGACTTCTGGGGCTTGGGGCCTAGCTATGGCAGGCCTGCCCGGACATTACTTCTATGTGCCCACCTCCAGGAGTGGGagtcagccacctccccagcccaccACCTTTACCCTTGTAAGGCTTAGCCTGTTCCCCGCCCCCACCCTGAGCCACTGAGCCATTCCCAGGGACTTGAGACAAAGACCAGGTCCTCTGAAGCTCTGCAGGCCAGATTCCAAGAACAAGCCACACCAACATTGACAGGAGTGAGACTGGCCGTTGCCTCTCAGCGCCCTGGTGGGTAGCTCATCTCCAAGGGTCAGGTGCCTCCCTGCCCAGGCCTGGGGGGTGGGAGGGTCACTGGTCTGTAGCCAGGCTGCTACAGCTTTGGGGGACACTGACAGATACGGGACTGACTAGGTGATCTTGAAAGTCACTCCTGACACCGAGTCCCTCAGCTGGTCCTGATTCTGAGCACCGGCTGGTTCAGCCACAGCTCTGCCACGGCTTGGGTGGGAGATCCTGGCTCAATAACTCCATTACTCAGGACCTCATTTTCCCCATTTGTCAAATGAGGGCAATAATGGCGTCTACCCCACCAGACAGTGTGAAAATTAAGTCAGATGATGCAAGAAGTCATGTAGCGCATGCTGCACCAATAGGGGCCATTCATATGTCAAAGGGCTTCAAGGAGCGGTGGGGCCAGGACCTCTCATCAGAAAGGCCGAGCAGCTTGTCCACGGTCAGCATGGAGCTGGCTGGGGAATCAATTTCCCCCACACCAGTGGTCTTGCTGTGGAAACCAGGGAGGGGCCAGTAGCAGGAGGCCAGCAAAGGGGACAGAAGAGGTGGGGGATGGGATTACACACCAGGGACCTGTGCTGGGAACTGGCTgctgcctcctccaggaagcaTCCAGCGCCTGCGGGGGACACAGCCTTCTCAGGTACTATGTCTCCTTGGCCCAAGCCACCAGGGAAGCAGGCTCACTGCTCTGCATCACAGACCAGGGTGACAGAGTAGGTTGATGGAAACCTGGATTTGAACCCAGCCTGAGTGGCAATAGAACACAGGACATCAGCCAGGAGCCCTGCTGAGGAAGCCAGCAGGGCCTGCACCCTCTCTGAGCACCCAGAGGACTTTGCAGGAGAGGGCAAGACAAAGAATAGTGCTCCTGGTGTCAGGCAAGCTGAGTTCTCTTGCTGTGTGACCTGCTCCCCGTACACACGGTCTCTGAACCCTTTTCTCCTCCATATAAAATGGGATAATAATTCCCATTGCACAGATGCAGGGAAGGAAAAATGTGGAAAAGCTTTGCCCTCAGAAAAATGTAAGTAGTGGGGTTTCCAGAGCCCCCACATCTCTTGGCCTGTTCACCTTCTTCTGGTCATTGCCTGCCCTCTCCCGGTTAGTTAAGCTCTGAGGGGGACAGCTGGCAGGGCAGGGCCCAGGGGCCCTGTGAGCTCAGCATACAGCAGGAAGTTTGCTTACAGGGCAGATGTGGAGTGGCCCTAAACACCACCTCCTGTTACCTCGGTGGCCAGCTGGACCCACCAGCACTTAATCTCCAAGGTCATGGTCCATAATTTCCAGGAACTCGGGGAACACAGGCCCCGCACAGGGCAGCCAAGTCACACACCCTGGGGCAGGCTCCATTCATGGTGTGTGTATTCTGGATCCAGTGACCCAGCACTCACTGGGGCAGCCCTGCCACAATAGTCCCCATGCGCAGAAGGCTCCCTGGAGGCCGGGACTTGCCCCACTCTCTGGAGCCTGGTCAGGGCAGGAGACCTGGGGCTTAGCACCAAGTGGGATACCATTTGCCTAACACTTGAGCTCTGCAATCTCATTTCACATTCATGACGACTGGAGGGAGGGACAGCATCCACCCCTTCATAAGTGAGTCATGCTCACACATCAACTAGGTGGCAAAGTCCCCACCTTGCCTGACTGCAAAGCTGGAGCTCACTCCACCATCACCCTTCTCTCCCAAGTCAACTCAtctctccacacctcagccctctCTTCTGTAAGATGGGCCTAATCCCTacacacacctcagaggcagctgAGGCTCCAATCAGTGAGTGGGCACGAGAGGACACTGCCAGCTGTAAGCACGGTCACAGCAGGGAAAGCCGGAGGGTGCACGAGCCTTACAGCGTACACCTCCCCATCACTCAGCACATCTGAGTCTCACGGCAGCCTAGGGACCAGGTCTGTCACCCCTAGCTGACAGATGAGGAATCAGACGGAACCCAGGAAATCGATTAATGTTCATAGACATGCACTTTATAAAAGAAGGAGCAAGGACTAAAACACTTGGCTTCCGAGTAGCCCTGGGCCTTGTGCTGTGCCCACTGCAGATGGGGCCCCTGGGAGGCCCCATGTACCACCTTGTGGAGGGGGCTTATATGTCCTCTGTGAGCCCCTAAAGACAGAGGTTTTGTCTGTCTTGTCCACTGCTACGTCATCAGCCCTCAGAATAGGAcccagcacacagtaggtgctccatACACATCAGTTAAATGCAGAAAAGAATAAGTGGGTGATAAGTGGATAAACTGAGGCCCCACAGGGGAATGAACCTGCCCACACCAAGGAGGACTGTGTCTCTGACCCAAATGTACCCACAGCCGGGCACCGGCAGAGATCGAGGTCCCTGGAGACAGGCACAACCCGATAGCCAGCTGCTGGCTCCCCAGGCTGCAGAGCTGGGCTGGCTGCCACAGGGGAAAGGTACACACTAGCAGGAGAGCCTCCTCGACACGCAGCCAGCCCAGCCTCAGGACCTGACACCCAGGAGCCTTCCGCAGCCTCCTGGTGGGTGTCCagtctgctcagaatgaaggcagAGTGGCCCCATCTGAAAGGTGCAGCTGCGGCCTGGACCCTGTTGCCTCAACACAGCTGTGTGTACAGAAAACACCCCCTCCCTGCCTGTGCCTGTCCAGAGTGCCAACGCCTGGCCTGGCTCCTCGTCCCACCGCCACTAGGTCCCTCTGAGTCTCACCTGAGAAGTACAGGGTTTGGTTGGGTGGTCCCCAAGGCCCTAGCCCTCCCTCTAACAGTCGGCCTCACCCATGGGCTGACTCCTGGGCTCAGTGGCTGTGCTGAGTGCCCTCTGGCCAGAGCAGGAACAAGCACATTCATCTGCCCTCTAACAAAGGGAAGAGGGGCGGCTCACAGGAATCCGGGTGAGCCCCGGCTGCGCCCAAATCCAGCGCTAGGTGGCGTGGGAGGGGGGACACAGctgtgcagccagcaggctcccACCACTTTTAAGTTGTGCCTTGCAAATGGCAACAGTAGTTCTTATCCTGGGCACCCTAGATGGACAGAAGGACCAAAGGACAGATGATGCAGGCAGGCCCCTGAGGTGTGGCACACCAGGTcgtttgttgaataaataaggACATAAGAAGGGCATGCGTCCCTCAGGCATGCTCACCAGGGCAAAACTGGTTCTGGGGCTGGGTGATGTTCCTTTTAGGAAGAGAGCACAGATGTACACACAGAGAGGCCTCACGTCTATGGGAGTCAAATTTCATGgagaagtaagaaaaaaatgtcccAAAAGGCCGGGATGACATCATGGGCCAACAGGATGAGAAATTCATGCGGCATCTGTCTCCACCCTGCCCTGTGCCCTTGCACATACCTGTCCCCTTGAGGGAAAATTGACATTTCCTGTGCATCTACTGTGTGCCGGGCACTGGGCTGCACTCTACGTAGACATCACATCATTTCATTTCATAAGGAGTGTGGGGAGGCTGCCTGTGTCCAAGTCTCAGTTCTGAGACACACTAGCTGGATGTTCCCGAGCAAGTTACTTAATGACTTGGTGCCTGGGTTTCCTCTTCTATGGAATGCAGTTAAAAACAGTAGctgggggctgaggctgtggctcagtggtagagcgcttgcctagcatgtgtgaggcactgggtttgattctcagcaacatgtataagtaaataataaataaaggtctacacatctaaaaaaaaaaaaaaagctggctgaGTGCAGAAGTGtgctcctgtaatcctagcagcttgggaggctgaggcaggaggatcaaggctagtctcagcaacttagcaaggccctaaccaacttagcaagaccctgtctcaaaataaaaaataaattaaaatgagataggaatgtggctcagtagttaagtgcccctgggttcaattccctgctaccaaaaaaataaaaatagcagtAGCTGCTTCAGAGGGCCACCATGAGGACTGACGGTGTCACCATGAATAGCGGCATATGGCAGGTACCACACAGGCTCATGCTATTATTGTTGTTGCCATTACTATGGTTTAAATTCAGATGAAGAAGCTGAGGCTTATGGAGCAAGGATGTGACTGACTTGAAGTCCCTCAGCTAGTTAGTGATAGAACTGGGACAGGATCCCAGTGGACCTGAATCCTTCCTATGCCTGAGCTCTAAATTCCTCTGCTATGCCACTGAGCTCATCTCTTCCTGGAAGCCTGCCTGGATTTCTCCATGTCCCCAGGGGACGTGTCTGTCTCTCTCACACAGCTCTAACTACTCTGGCTTGTCATCTGCTGAAGGGGCTTTAAACTCCTCCAGGTCAGTACAGACCCACTGATCAACCTGGGACCCAGGGAAGGGCTTGGTCCAGAGAAAGAGCCTCAGGGAGAATTTACTGAGAAAATGCTGAATAGTGTGACTATGATCAGTCACTTAAGGTCCCCATCCCACCCCACTGACCTGCAGTTCTCCTCCTCCGAGGTCTCCACAGTGAGGTAGTACAGGTCTCTGGAGAGGTGGTATGGGTCCCACCGGGGTGGCCCCCGCCTGCTGACCTTGAGGGACCACAGCAGGCCGCAGAGCAGCAGCAGGCCACCTGCTCCACAGCAGAAGAAGCTGACAGACCTGAGCAGGGGTCTAGAGGCCCGGGACACAGTGTGCTCAGCAGGTGGGACCTGCTGGTCAGGCTGGGCACCTGCATCCCCTTCACTCCACCAAGCGAAGCAGAGCGTCCCGGCCACCAGAAACACCATGCCGCCGATCATCATGCAATAACGAAGGGTGGAGGCCACTCGGCCCCTGTCACATGTCTGGACAGAAAGACAGAAAGGGAAATGGGCATGTGAGAGGTAACCAGGGACCTGGGTTTTAGTCCTCCTCTGCCTAAGGTCACTGTGCAGCCTTGGAGAGCTCATCAGGCTCCTCAGGTCTCAGTGTCCTCGCCTGTGAAATGGGGACGCTGCCCTGACTTTGCAGGGCTACTCTGAGGGCCACAGATAAC is a window encoding:
- the Tmem61 gene encoding transmembrane protein 61, translating into MAASQTCDRGRVASTLRYCMMIGGMVFLVAGTLCFAWWSEGDAGAQPDQQVPPAEHTVSRASRPLLRSVSFFCCGAGGLLLLCGLLWSLKVSRRGPPRWDPYHLSRDLYYLTVETSEEENCRTPKVVAIPSYEEATHCPPAEGPPAPTVCPKEEGRKCGDTGDALLGTPPPLAPPSYESVFLALDACSGDTTPAPGAACSFPGLAQTAGRDGASYRLLAGPETCDKSDVSFPGSPPVPGMQ